In Methanoregula formicica SMSP, the DNA window CATCGAGGCAATGAACGTCTACCCGGAAACCACGTCTGCATCACAGTACCTGCCGGTGGCCACGGTCGAGTCGGCTAATGAGACATCCGCGATCCGGTGCGTTGCCATGACCTTTGAGACCCGGCCGGACTGGTGCCGGCGGGAGCACATCGACCGGATGCTTGACCTTGGCGTAACAAAAGTGGAACTCGGTGTCCAGCACACAGACGATGTGATCCTTGCCTATAACCGGCGGGGCTGCACGGTTGCAGACACGGTAGCGGCGAATACGCTCCTCCGTGACGCCGGGCTGAAGGTCGGGTTCCACATGATGCCCAATCTCCCTTCCTCCAGCATCGAAGCGGACCGGCAGATGTTCGCGACACTCTTTGACGATCCCCGCTTCAGGCCAGACTTCCTGAAGATCTACCCGACGCTCGTCACACCTGGATCCGAGATTGAGGATCTCTGGAAACGGGGCGGATATTCTCCGTATGATGAGGAAAAGCTTATCGATCTCATAGCGTACGGGAAGTCCCTTATCCCGGAATACACCCGGCTCCAGCGGATCCAGCGGGATATCCCGGCCAAGCTGATCGTTGCCGGCTCCCCGCACTCCAACTTCCGGCAACTGGCTCAGAACCGGTTGAAGGCGCTCGGGAAGCGGTGCCGGTGCATCCGCTGCCGGGAGATTGGGCGTCTCCCCTCCCTTGCAGGGATGGAAATCCGCGTCTTGGAATACAAGGCCTGTGGAGGAAAGGAACACTTCATCTCGGCGGTTTCGGATGATTCCCTCATCGGCTTCTCCCGGCTCCGGTTCCCGTCGCAGGTCTACCGCCCCGAACTCGAAGGGGCGGCGGTCATGCGCGAGCTGCACGTGTACGGCAGCGTCGTCCCCTTGGGAAAGGATGCCGAGTCTGAGGAGTGGCAGCACCGGAACTTCGGGAAGATGCTCCTTGGACGGGCCGAGGAGATTGCATTGGCCGCCGGTTACTACAATCTTGCCATCATGAGTGGCATCGGTGTCCGGCCGTATTACCGCAGGCAGG includes these proteins:
- a CDS encoding tRNA uridine(34) 5-carboxymethylaminomethyl modification radical SAM/GNAT enzyme Elp3, whose translation is MDEEPALREIISRLLTLPEGAFNDAIVVAAKIETCRKYSLPAVPKNSAILAAARPEEYETLRRILLVKPSRTLSGVAPVAVMTSPYPCPHGKCLPCPGGPEHPFHSPQSYTGEEPAAKRAREHEYDPFRQIRARLEQFEVLGHRVDKVELIVMGGTMTARPVGYQEEFVSRCIEAMNVYPETTSASQYLPVATVESANETSAIRCVAMTFETRPDWCRREHIDRMLDLGVTKVELGVQHTDDVILAYNRRGCTVADTVAANTLLRDAGLKVGFHMMPNLPSSSIEADRQMFATLFDDPRFRPDFLKIYPTLVTPGSEIEDLWKRGGYSPYDEEKLIDLIAYGKSLIPEYTRLQRIQRDIPAKLIVAGSPHSNFRQLAQNRLKALGKRCRCIRCREIGRLPSLAGMEIRVLEYKACGGKEHFISAVSDDSLIGFSRLRFPSQVYRPELEGAAVMRELHVYGSVVPLGKDAESEEWQHRNFGKMLLGRAEEIALAAGYYNLAIMSGIGVRPYYRRQGYERRGPYMIKGLS